The Odontesthes bonariensis isolate fOdoBon6 chromosome 19, fOdoBon6.hap1, whole genome shotgun sequence genome includes the window TAAACGAAGAGGAAAACACATACAAAGAGATCCAGCGCAGCAAAAACGATTAATCAAAGTCCCTCAGTCCAATCAAATCGGTTAATAAATGCAGTGGACAGGAAAGTATCAATGTTTTTGCACGATATCTTTAAATTCAtttggactgttgcttgtttttaaattcatttaaattattttatttgtttctttacatacttttatgtatttaatgcttcttccactccctgttgcaatgcttttattttatgtgaagcactttgaattgttttgtacatgaaatgtgctatacaaataatttgatttgatttaaaagaagCACGTGTGGACGCAGACCTGCATTTATCTGTGAGTTTGTTCCACGTTTATGGTTCATAAAGACTGAAAGCAGCTTCTTCCTGGTCAGTTCTAACTGTGTGAACAGAAATCAAACCTGTTCCCAAAGACCTGAGACGTCTTAAAGGTTTTAATTTAGAGATTAAACCATTTAAAGTCTAACTTTAGTAAACTAACTCTACAGTGTAGAGACCTGAGATGGGGTGATATGATCCACTTTTCTGTTACTGTAATCTACTTTAATCCTTAAATTATTCTTCAGCTCGTAGTCGGCCGACTTCATAACTGAGTTGATACGACTgataaagttcaggtctgagtccataataacaAGCAGATTTCTGTCTTGGTTTTGAGGTTTTTAACATTAGAAACTGAACTTGAGCACAGATTTTTAATCGTTCTTCTTTGGCTCCACAGCCGGTGacttctgttttctcttttttttaactgaaataaagtctggatcatccggttgtttatttgttttagaCGCTTAATTTGTGTTTGTAAAGGATTATAATCTCCAGGCGACCTGGTGATGTAGATTTGTGTGTCGTCTGCGTAACCATGGAAGCCTGTAAATGTTGAATAAAAGAGGCTCCAGTattgaaccctgaggaactccacatgccTTTTTTTGTCCTGTCAGACGTGTAATTGCCCACACACAAAGTATTCTCTGTGTTTTAAATAAGGTTTAAACCAGTTTAGTGTTATAGTAGAGAGTGCCACCCGGTTTTCCAGCCTGTGGATCAATATGTTCAGGtcgactgtatcaaatgcagcaccgAGGTCCAGAAACGTCGTCATGATCTGCGTTTAATTTGATGTTATCACTTTAACACTTAGGAGTCAGTAATATAAATGTAAAGAAGTGGACCGATGACCAGCTCTGTAAATCTCAAAACCCACCGCATACGCCACAGACGTCTTTTACACATAAACACGATGCAAATTGAGATAAAAATGATTTCTGTGCTCGTCAAACACGATGCTCGTCAATATTTTCCCGTGAGTTATAGTTTTCTTCTCACCAAACCTACGAATGAACACCTGaactctttctttctgcttcCAGGTCGTCCTTGTGTGGACTGTCATGCCTTCGAGTTCATGCAGAGAGCGCTGCAGGATCTAAAGAAGACGGCTTTCAACCTTGATGCCAGGGTCAGTCGAGTTCATTTGCACGTCAAGTTCTTCTTAAAATCCTTTAATTTAAGGAATGTTCAGGGTTTTAAATGCACGACAAACACCAGCTGAGGATGATTGTGTGGAACACGCTGCACAGTGTATCTTATGTGTGTCTGTATTACAAAGAAACCTCCTCTCAGGTCCAGGATAAGTGGTTTAGCGTGGTAACGAAAGAGAGACGGATCGTTCAAAATCTCTTTTCTGATAACTTTCAAagattttaaccttttttttaaatccaaatcATGACTGAAACATACGATATCTTTGTCTTTGTCCTTAATTTGAACCAAATGCATTAAATGATGTCTGTGTGGTTGTATTCATATCCACATACGTCTTATAAAGTAAATCACTAAACAACTAAAGCATTTTAATTCCTGGATGAGCAACTGCTTCCCTAACAGCCAGAGATTCACCTGCTTTACattcattaaataaaataaaatgtagctCAGCAGATGACTGACCTATAATTAGAAGGCTGCAGGTAAATGGACTGTTATTTATTGGGTTTTTCTAGTCTAGTTTTTACACTCCAAACAGCTCCTCTTAGTCTGCACATGGCTTTTTCTCTCTATCGCACacatgtggggggggggtgacatGTGGTCAAAGTGTCCTAAGAGAGCCAGGAATCGCAGCCTTCTGGGCGGCAGACGACCCCTCCCTCTCTTCCCCATCTTCTCCAGCTATAAGTCGCTTTACATCAGTTGAATTAACGTGGATAAGACGGAGTTTCTGTTCCTATCGGGTTCTATTTGCGGCTCTACGTGTATcgtaactagggctgggcaacgattaaaatgttcacgattaatcgcatttgtacgtaaaatgcaaaaattaatttaaaagtagtgtatagcttttagcatttagctttattttaaatgtgctgccatatgaatgaaagtgccataacatttgttgtgcaaacacacttttaacatcagcatctttctgtagtttttatgtagaagcctcgctccactgtctgtttccttgaatgacttgctgctatcagttgtgtgttttgcctttaagtgatattttagactggaactactacgctgagaagacaattcaacttggcagtgtttacagatgactttggttctgtcgactccgccgtctggaagaactttaacatgaaaatggccgagtaaaagttccatacccttctccatgtttggtggatccgccgattactttcttttcctgttccacagcagacagaaacagacttttacaaaataaaagcctgtgagcagcagacttttacaataataaaagcctgtgagcagcagacttttacaataataagataaataataaaacctgcgttaatacctgataaaatatttgtcggcgttaaataattaacgagttaacgcgataataacgagttaactcgcccagccctaatcgtAACTCGTGACTCGTCTTAGAATAAATTTAAATCTAAAAGATGTGAAAACCTCCTTTAAAGTTTCATTTAGCAGATACTGGATGTGTTTCCTGCATGTATTATCCAAACAAGTGGAGTCAGTGTTCAGATTTGATTCTGTTTCTTGTTAgatttttgtattttcattCAGAAACCATcatctttgtgtgttttctaaGCGTTTGACTGCtgggaaaaacacaaacttccCTCTCTGGAGCGCTGagatgcttgttttttttctttgccttgCAGACGGAGACGCTGGTGCTGAGGGCGGAGAGGAGGGCTCTGTGCGACTGCATGCCCACCAACTCGCTGCGCTGAGCTCCACCCGCCCCGACACTCTGAAAACAACACTGTTCCAAAACCGATTCTCACCCGAGCTCATCTCCACAACAggctcttttttatttttcttttagtttctgTCGGGTGAAGCTTTGATTTGAACCACGAATCATTCGGGACCACCAACGTTTGTCAGCCACACGCCTCCGTCTCTCATCGGCTCATTTCTTTTGTACTTTTTAGCATTCGTCCGTATAACAGACACGGTAGAAAGCATCCGTAAAGGATTGCGTCGTATGAATTTATCGTTTACACACATCGAATTGTAGCATCACAAGAACTTTATTCGACTGCTCGAACGAACAGTTTTTAAGTTTAGGTTTTAGTCGTTTTAGGTGGAGGAATCTGACTGCAGTTTCACAGCTTCCACAAGCAGTTGGGTTACTCTTTGTGAAGAAATATTTAGGCAGAGAGTACTTGTAGGTCTTGATTTAGCACAGCACTGTAGCATGAATTTACAGCACTTTCTGTTAAATTGTTAATATACATTGTATGTATAGATTGTACATTTGTAATTGGGCACAGACCGTCTTTTCTGCGAGATAAAAGTGacaaaagtgctaaaagtgacGAGGTGGACGCGGCGGGATGTGCTGCAGCACCGGATAAGAAAGAGGACATCAGCAGGGA containing:
- the nicol1 gene encoding NELL2-interacting cell ontogeny regulator 1, which gives rise to MPSSGYIQAAVVLLAVQLVCVGASDADQEAGTVIPAESRPCVDCHAFEFMQRALQDLKKTAFNLDARTETLVLRAERRALCDCMPTNSLR